The proteins below come from a single Biomphalaria glabrata chromosome 10, xgBioGlab47.1, whole genome shotgun sequence genomic window:
- the LOC129928661 gene encoding uncharacterized protein LOC129928661, giving the protein MGFASKLKLCCRSSSCGYTKSKFSSPRIQKSNCSNVAFEINTKMVLYSHEIGKGFTSLQTFSSVLGISGISQRAFKDHDNKITDCEVESGEDMLYRTANAIRQAYAETDDDIREAIERGENPLIDISVSYDGTWQKRGFTSLYGVGVCIDLLTGLVVDFDIRSKYCHACHIQKAESMNATDLAVWKEQHDCCTNHHKSSKSMEQDSAVILWNRSVAKYNFRYVEMLSDGDSSAFKAVLESKPYADKAVTKLDCINHAHKRMGTALRKLAKESHLGGRGVGRLTEKKCDSLQNFYRGAIIDNIPDVSKMRNAVWAGLYHSMSTDTEHHHRQCPLGENSWCWYQQAISLGQHPDSHSNHKASTFLSLEVAHKLIPIYRRMSDESLLQRMAHGGTQNNNESLNAMIWTRCPKTSFMGLGRVKGSVARAVSIFNAGANELINVMNKMHIDVSYVTLNNLKKVNDKRIIQSDTTSQEDYRKRRKTVSLTRFEKVREELAKDGNVYGAGAH; this is encoded by the exons ATGGGGTTCGCATCAAAGTTGAAGTTatgttgtagatctagtagttgtGGATATACTAAATCAAAGTTTTCATCTCCAAGAATACAAAAAAGTAACTGTTCAAATGTTGCATTTGAAATAAACACCAAGATGGTTTTATACAGCCATGAGATAGGAAAGGGTTTCACTTCGCTGCAGACATTTAGCAGCGTCCTAGGAATTTCTGGAATCAGCCAGAGAGCCTTTAAAGACCATGATAATAAAATCACAG actGTGAAGTGGAATCTGGGGAAGACATGCTCTACCGCACAGCCAACGCCATACGTCAAGCTTATGCAGAGACGGATGATGACATTAGGGAAGCCATTGAACGAGGAGAAAACCCTTTGATTGACATTTCAGTCAGTTATGATGGGACCTGGCAAAAGCGAGGCTTTACATCGCTTTATGGTGTAGGTGTCTGCATCGATTTACTAACAGGTCTTGTTGTCGACTTCGATATTAGATCTAAGTACTGCCATGCATGCCACATACAGAAAGCTGAGAGCATGAACGCAACTGACCTCGCAGTTTGGAAAGAACAGCATGATTGCTGTACTAATCACCACAAATCCAGCAAGTCTATGGAACAGGACAGTGCTGTAATTCTGTGGAATCGTTCTGtggcaaaatataattttagataTGTGGAGATGCTGAGTGATGGAGATTCTTCTGCTTTTAAAGCTGTGCTTGAGTCTAAGCCATATGCTGATAAAGCTGTTACTAAACTTGACTGTATCAATCATGCCCATAAACGTATGGGGACAGCGCTTCGAAAACTTGCCAAAGAAAGCCATCTTGGTGGCAGAGGAGTTGGCaggttaacagaaaaaaaatgtgacagtTTGCAAAATTTTTATCGTGGTGCTATAATAGACAATATTCCAGATGTGTCCAAAATGAGGAATGCTGTTTGGGCAGGATTATACCACTCCATGTCTACAGATACTGAACACCATCATCGACAATGTCCATTAGGAGAAAATAGTTGGTGCTGGTACCAACAAGCGATTTCGTTGGGACAACACCCTGACAGCCACTCTAATCATAAGGCATCAACATTTTTGTCTCTAGAGGTGGCGCACAAGCTAATTCCAATTTATCGAAGAATGTCAGATGAGTCCTTGCTTCAACGAATGGCTCATGGTGGTACTCAAAACAACAACGAAAGCCTTAATGCTATGATTTGGACGAGATGTCCTAAAACAAGTTTCATGGGACTTGGCAGAGTGAAAGGCAGTGTTGCTAGAGCTGTGTCAATATTTAATGCTGGCGCCAATGAATTAATTAACGTGATGAATAAGATGCATATTGATGTTTCTTATGtaacattaaataatttaaaaaaggtcaatgataaaagaattattcagtCTGACACTACTAGCCAAGAGgattatagaaaaagaagaaagactgTTTCTTTAACACGGTTTGAAAAAGTCAGAGAGGAATTGGCCAAAGATGGGAATGTATATGGTGCTGGTGCTCATTAG